From a single Ensifer adhaerens genomic region:
- a CDS encoding histidine ammonia-lyase, which translates to MVTIETTLSWRDVASVAAGKSLDLSDAAWVRIDGARQIVERLVERGVRAYGVTTGVGALSDTVVDRDAQSRLSRNIVLSHACGVGPLLGARDVRAVIAAQIANFAHGHSGVRPDVVRYLNQFLNEDCIPDVPSRGSAGYLTHNAHIALVLIGEGRATVKGARLSGREALAQIGLKPLVLAAKEGLSLVNGTACATGLTSLALERAERLLDWADAVAALTLEAAGCQMAAFDEAVLGLRPSTGIAKVGARLRARLAGSGLVAAAVGRRTQDALSLRAIPHAHGAAWDVFGAAGRTVDQELASVTDNPAVAGTPENPLVWSEAHAVAPALGHAADGLAVAIAQVAAMSERRIDRLVNPLVSGLPPFLASDAGSHSGFMIAQYTAAALVNDNRRLAAPAATDGGVTSALQEDFLAHPTAAANKLLSILDNAGYILAIELMAAVQAQDFLASTASPASATKAIRDVVRAHVARYEDDRPLGDDIETLRSLIVEHSPAA; encoded by the coding sequence ATGGTCACGATCGAAACGACATTGTCATGGCGCGACGTTGCAAGTGTTGCAGCTGGGAAAAGCCTCGATCTATCAGATGCCGCATGGGTAAGGATCGACGGGGCCCGTCAGATAGTTGAACGTCTGGTGGAGCGCGGTGTTCGTGCCTATGGCGTGACGACAGGAGTTGGCGCGCTCTCGGATACGGTGGTCGATCGGGATGCGCAGAGCAGATTGTCGCGCAATATCGTGCTCAGCCACGCTTGCGGTGTCGGTCCCTTGCTGGGCGCGCGTGACGTCCGCGCGGTGATTGCCGCGCAGATCGCCAACTTTGCGCATGGTCATTCCGGCGTGAGGCCCGACGTGGTTCGCTACCTGAACCAATTCCTCAACGAAGACTGCATTCCGGACGTACCATCGAGAGGATCGGCCGGTTATCTGACCCACAACGCCCATATTGCTCTGGTTCTCATCGGCGAGGGACGGGCCACCGTCAAAGGCGCGCGCTTGAGCGGACGGGAGGCGCTGGCGCAGATCGGGCTCAAGCCGCTCGTACTGGCCGCCAAAGAAGGGTTGAGCCTCGTCAATGGAACCGCCTGCGCGACCGGTCTGACCTCTCTCGCGTTGGAGCGTGCCGAGCGTCTCCTTGATTGGGCCGATGCGGTTGCGGCGCTGACCCTGGAGGCCGCAGGCTGCCAGATGGCGGCGTTCGATGAGGCGGTTCTGGGCTTAAGGCCTTCCACGGGCATTGCGAAAGTCGGCGCCCGCCTGCGTGCACGTTTGGCCGGAAGCGGCCTTGTGGCGGCAGCGGTCGGTCGCCGCACCCAGGATGCACTGAGTCTGCGGGCAATACCCCATGCACACGGGGCCGCCTGGGATGTGTTCGGTGCGGCCGGCCGCACCGTTGATCAGGAGCTGGCCTCGGTGACGGATAATCCAGCCGTTGCCGGAACCCCGGAAAATCCGCTGGTCTGGTCGGAGGCTCATGCCGTGGCGCCGGCGCTCGGCCATGCCGCCGACGGCCTGGCGGTTGCCATTGCCCAGGTTGCGGCCATGAGCGAAAGACGCATCGACCGGCTGGTCAATCCACTGGTCAGCGGCCTTCCGCCTTTTCTGGCAAGCGATGCGGGCAGCCATTCCGGCTTCATGATAGCCCAATATACGGCGGCGGCCCTCGTCAACGACAATCGCAGGCTCGCGGCGCCTGCTGCCACCGACGGCGGCGTGACGTCGGCCTTGCAGGAAGATTTTCTCGCCCATCCGACGGCGGCCGCCAACAAGCTCCTGTCGATCCTCGACAATGCCGGGTATATTCTGGCGATCGAACTGATGGCCGCCGTGCAGGCTCAGGATTTTCTCGCCTCGACCGCATCACCGGCGTCCGCGACAAAGGCTATTCGGGATGTCGTGCGTGCTCATGTCGCGCGCTATGAGGATGACCGGCCGCTAGGTGACGATATTGAAACGCTGCGGTCTCTGATCGTTGAACACAGTCCTGCAGCGTAA
- a CDS encoding GntR family transcriptional regulator, histidine utilization repressor yields the protein MSASKDATLHQRILSDIESHILSGEWAPGYRIPFEVELAAQYQCSRMTVNKVMTQLAKKGVIERRKKGGSFVTQPHSQAAVLEINDIEAEVLALNLPYRCEVRAHAARKARAEDVRRMEVPPGAAILDVRCLHYAGPRPFCLEERIINIAAVPSVVDADFATISPGRWLIQQIPWSSAEHRIYAQSASAPNAAELRINDTAACLVVERRTWLAEQAVTSVRFIYPGESHSLIARFSPAH from the coding sequence ATGAGCGCGTCCAAAGATGCCACCTTGCACCAGCGCATCTTGAGCGACATCGAATCGCACATTCTGTCTGGCGAGTGGGCGCCGGGATATCGCATCCCGTTCGAGGTCGAGCTCGCAGCCCAGTATCAGTGCTCCCGCATGACCGTGAACAAGGTCATGACGCAGCTTGCGAAGAAGGGCGTCATCGAGCGGCGAAAGAAGGGCGGCAGTTTCGTCACGCAGCCACACAGCCAGGCCGCAGTGCTTGAAATCAATGATATTGAGGCGGAGGTGCTGGCGCTCAACCTCCCCTATCGTTGCGAAGTCCGAGCCCACGCGGCCCGCAAGGCACGTGCGGAAGATGTCAGGCGCATGGAAGTGCCGCCCGGCGCTGCCATTCTGGACGTCCGCTGCTTGCACTACGCCGGCCCACGCCCGTTTTGCCTCGAGGAGCGCATCATCAATATCGCCGCCGTGCCATCGGTTGTGGATGCCGATTTTGCGACAATCTCTCCCGGCCGGTGGCTGATTCAGCAGATCCCCTGGAGTTCGGCCGAACACAGGATCTATGCGCAATCTGCGTCAGCCCCTAACGCGGCTGAACTGAGGATAAATGACACTGCTGCCTGCCTTGTGGTCGAGCGGCGAACGTGGCTCGCCGAGCAGGCTGTGACATCGGTTCGTTTCATCTATCCTGGTGAGAGTCATTCCCTCATCGCCCGCTTCTCGCCGGCACACTAG
- a CDS encoding sarcosine oxidase codes for MVAEFDVVIVGLGAMGSAAAAFAASRGAKVLGIEMYFPAHALSSSHGDSRIIRLGYFEDPSYVPLLRRAYENWRALEARLRADILSITGVLQIGQPDSKIVSGTQAACKLHGIAHEVLDRAEMARRYPAFVLDDEEVGVLDPQGGYLRPEAAVMGYLKLAAEDGAELHFGERVLAIEPETDGVTIRSATGQYRARKVIVATGAWIAELVPELVPYAKPIRQVVAWYQPDDGFMAQPGRMPCFLRDEGDDGSFFGFPAFGVDGVKIGRHAHFREPIDPAKPNAPVNGADTDLLDAFARKRLPQVASQRVRATTCRYTMLPTEDFLIDFSPGNRNVVISSACSGHGFKFASVVGEILADLALLGGSELPTSLFSFARNTRPV; via the coding sequence ATGGTTGCAGAATTCGATGTTGTCATTGTCGGTCTTGGGGCAATGGGGAGTGCGGCGGCAGCCTTCGCTGCATCTCGAGGCGCCAAGGTTCTCGGCATCGAAATGTACTTTCCGGCGCACGCACTCAGTTCCTCTCATGGAGACAGTCGGATCATCCGGCTCGGCTATTTCGAAGACCCATCCTATGTGCCGCTTCTGCGCCGTGCCTATGAGAACTGGCGCGCGCTGGAGGCCCGGTTGCGCGCGGACATTCTTTCGATCACCGGCGTGCTGCAGATCGGCCAGCCTGACAGCAAGATCGTCAGCGGTACGCAGGCCGCTTGTAAACTGCACGGTATCGCCCATGAGGTTCTCGATCGTGCGGAGATGGCGCGCCGTTATCCTGCCTTCGTGCTCGATGACGAGGAGGTCGGCGTGCTTGACCCGCAGGGTGGCTACCTCCGGCCTGAAGCCGCAGTCATGGGATATCTGAAGCTCGCAGCGGAAGACGGAGCCGAGCTGCATTTCGGGGAGCGTGTCCTGGCGATCGAGCCGGAGACGGACGGCGTCACGATACGATCGGCAACAGGACAGTATCGCGCCCGCAAGGTCATCGTTGCTACCGGTGCATGGATTGCGGAGCTCGTGCCCGAGCTTGTTCCCTATGCGAAACCGATCCGGCAGGTCGTAGCCTGGTACCAGCCGGACGACGGTTTCATGGCGCAACCGGGCCGGATGCCATGCTTTCTCCGTGACGAGGGCGACGATGGATCTTTCTTCGGCTTCCCCGCATTCGGTGTTGATGGGGTGAAGATCGGGCGCCATGCGCATTTCCGCGAGCCGATCGATCCGGCCAAACCCAATGCACCGGTCAACGGCGCAGATACTGATCTCCTCGACGCCTTTGCTCGCAAGCGCCTTCCCCAGGTCGCCTCGCAGCGCGTCCGCGCCACAACCTGCCGTTACACGATGCTGCCGACCGAAGATTTCCTGATCGATTTTTCTCCGGGCAACCGGAATGTCGTCATCTCTTCCGCCTGTTCAGGCCACGGGTTCAAGTTTGCAAGTGTCGTAGGCGAAATCCTCGCAGACCTGGCCCTTCTTGGGGGTAGCGAGCTTCCGACCTCACTCTTTTCATTTGCACGAAACACTCGTCCCGTATGA
- a CDS encoding formiminoglutamase, which yields MSVFEVRQGGSPVILGFPHTGTDVPADIHERLNENGRILADTDWHIHNLYDGLLENVTTVRATFHRYVIDANRDPAGVSLYPGQNTTGLIPETDFDGLPIWKDGEEPTEADIALRLRDYHAPYHAALAAEVERVKSIHGVAVLYDCHSIRSSIPFLFEGKLPDFNIGTDNGKTCSLAIEAAVVSATAAAEGYTSILNGRFKGGWTTRHYGKPETGTHAIQMELAQSTHLATEVPPFDYDAAKGQRLRIHLKDILTRIEQIARELTNS from the coding sequence ATGAGCGTATTCGAGGTCCGCCAAGGCGGTTCGCCCGTCATTCTCGGTTTTCCGCATACCGGAACCGATGTTCCGGCCGACATTCATGAGAGATTGAACGAGAACGGCCGAATTCTAGCGGATACTGACTGGCATATCCACAATCTCTACGATGGCCTGCTGGAGAACGTCACGACCGTTCGCGCGACGTTTCATCGCTATGTGATCGACGCGAACCGCGACCCCGCCGGCGTCAGCCTCTATCCTGGCCAGAACACGACCGGGCTGATTCCTGAAACCGATTTCGACGGCTTGCCGATCTGGAAGGACGGGGAGGAGCCGACTGAAGCCGATATTGCCCTGCGCCTTCGGGATTATCATGCGCCCTATCATGCAGCGCTTGCGGCGGAAGTCGAACGGGTGAAATCCATCCACGGCGTCGCCGTGCTGTATGACTGCCACTCGATCCGCTCGTCTATTCCGTTCCTTTTCGAAGGCAAGCTGCCCGATTTCAATATCGGCACGGACAACGGCAAGACCTGCTCACTAGCGATCGAGGCGGCTGTCGTCTCAGCGACAGCCGCTGCCGAGGGCTACACGAGCATCCTGAACGGGCGCTTCAAAGGCGGCTGGACGACGCGTCACTACGGCAAGCCGGAAACCGGCACTCATGCCATCCAGATGGAGCTAGCCCAATCCACCCATCTGGCAACGGAGGTGCCTCCATTTGACTACGACGCCGCCAAGGGGCAGCGCCTGCGTATTCATCTCAAGGACATTCTGACGCGCATCGAACAGATCGCACGCGAACTGACGAACTCATAA
- a CDS encoding formiminoglutamate deiminase, with amino-acid sequence MTSGTKTIHARSALLRGGWQNEVRLTLEAGRLAKVEQGVAAEPGDERHPVLVPAIPNLHSHAFQRAMAGLTEVRGPADDNFWSWRTVMYKFALSMTPEHVEAVAAQLYIEMLEAGFSRVGEFHYLHHDKDGAPYADIAEMAVRIAAASAETGIGLTLLPVFYAHSGFGGAQPIEGQRRFINSVDSFSRLMERCGTLVAGIETARIGIAPHSLRAATPDELKAILPLAKDGPIHIHIAEQVKEVEDCVSWSGARPVEWLLANAPVDDRWCLIHATHMTDDETRSMARSGAIAGLCPITEANLGDGTFPATRFLHEGGRFGIGSDSNVMISLHGELAQLEYSQRLARRARNVIANPDGSTGRALFDHAVAGGNAALASQVGLSEGCEADMVSLDCSDAPHLSGDQILDHWIFTGGIRVDSVWAGGRKLVEGGRHRLRDSISQRFRKALGELMAQ; translated from the coding sequence ATGACGTCAGGCACGAAAACGATCCACGCCCGAAGCGCGCTCCTGCGGGGCGGATGGCAAAACGAAGTGCGCCTGACGCTGGAAGCAGGACGCCTTGCCAAGGTGGAACAAGGGGTTGCGGCGGAACCCGGCGACGAGCGCCATCCGGTTCTGGTTCCGGCCATTCCGAACCTTCATAGCCATGCCTTCCAGCGCGCCATGGCGGGACTGACGGAAGTGCGCGGTCCCGCGGATGACAACTTCTGGAGCTGGCGCACGGTCATGTACAAATTTGCCCTGTCGATGACGCCGGAGCATGTCGAGGCAGTTGCTGCCCAGCTTTACATCGAGATGCTGGAGGCCGGATTTTCTCGCGTCGGCGAGTTTCACTACCTGCATCATGACAAGGATGGTGCGCCCTATGCCGATATCGCCGAAATGGCGGTACGCATTGCGGCCGCAAGTGCCGAAACAGGGATCGGCCTCACCCTTCTGCCGGTCTTTTACGCGCATTCGGGCTTCGGCGGCGCGCAGCCGATCGAGGGACAGCGACGCTTCATCAACTCGGTCGATAGTTTCAGCCGCCTCATGGAACGCTGTGGAACACTTGTCGCAGGCATCGAAACCGCACGAATTGGCATCGCGCCGCACAGTCTGCGGGCCGCGACACCGGATGAACTGAAGGCAATCCTTCCTCTCGCCAAGGATGGTCCGATCCATATTCACATTGCTGAGCAGGTGAAGGAGGTTGAGGACTGCGTTTCATGGTCTGGCGCGCGGCCGGTCGAATGGCTGCTCGCAAACGCCCCTGTCGATGATCGCTGGTGCCTGATCCACGCAACCCACATGACCGATGACGAAACCCGCAGCATGGCGAGAAGCGGAGCGATTGCCGGTCTTTGCCCGATCACCGAGGCCAATCTGGGAGACGGAACGTTCCCGGCAACGCGTTTCCTGCATGAGGGCGGCAGATTCGGGATAGGTTCTGACTCCAACGTGATGATCTCGTTGCACGGCGAGCTTGCCCAGCTGGAATATTCCCAGCGCCTCGCGAGACGCGCCCGCAATGTGATCGCAAATCCCGACGGTTCGACCGGTCGCGCGCTCTTTGATCATGCCGTTGCGGGCGGCAATGCAGCGCTTGCGTCACAGGTCGGGCTTTCCGAAGGATGTGAAGCGGACATGGTCTCGCTCGATTGCAGTGACGCCCCCCATCTTTCCGGCGATCAAATCCTGGATCATTGGATCTTTACCGGTGGTATTCGCGTCGACAGCGTCTGGGCGGGCGGGCGCAAGCTGGTCGAGGGTGGGCGCCACCGCCTGCGCGACAGCATCAGCCAGCGCTTTCGCAAGGCGCTTGGAGAGCTGATGGCGCAGTGA
- a CDS encoding imidazolonepropionase translates to MSEKCAQRPRRKLWRNARLATLAPTAGGLGIHETGLLLTEGERIVYAGSEEELPVSEAQNAECFDLEGRWVTPGLVDCHTHIIHGGNRAREFEMRLNGATYEEVARAGGGIVSSVKATNALSIDGLVEASMARVDTLLAEGVTTLEIKSGYGLNIDAELNMLRAARKLATLRPVRVVTSYLGAHATPVEYKGRNDDYLTDVVLPGLAKAHQQGLVDAVDGFCEGIAFSPDQIARVFDAAKALGLPVKLHAEQLSNLGGAKLAASYGALSADHLEYLDEDGARAMAAAGTVAVLLPGAFYAINEKQKPPVKLLRDVGAHIAIATDCNPGTSPLTSLLLTMNMAATLFGLTVEECIAGTTREGARALGLLGETGTLEPGKSADFAIWNVESLAELVYRIGFNPLHARVFRGERIDR, encoded by the coding sequence GTGTCGGAAAAATGCGCTCAGCGCCCCCGCCGAAAACTGTGGCGCAACGCCCGGCTGGCGACGCTCGCCCCGACTGCGGGCGGACTTGGTATTCATGAAACGGGCCTCCTCCTGACTGAGGGAGAGCGGATCGTCTATGCCGGTTCCGAAGAGGAATTGCCTGTTTCCGAAGCGCAGAATGCCGAGTGCTTCGATCTGGAAGGGCGTTGGGTGACGCCGGGGCTCGTCGATTGCCATACCCACATCATCCATGGCGGCAACCGGGCGCGCGAGTTTGAGATGCGGCTCAACGGCGCGACCTATGAAGAGGTCGCCCGCGCCGGCGGTGGCATCGTGTCTTCTGTCAAGGCGACAAATGCGCTTTCCATCGATGGCCTGGTCGAAGCCTCGATGGCGCGGGTAGATACGCTGCTGGCTGAAGGCGTCACTACGCTTGAGATCAAATCCGGTTATGGGCTCAATATTGATGCCGAACTCAACATGCTGCGTGCGGCCCGCAAGCTCGCGACCCTGCGTCCTGTCCGCGTCGTCACCAGCTATCTCGGCGCCCATGCAACGCCGGTCGAGTACAAGGGACGCAACGACGATTACCTCACTGATGTCGTGTTGCCGGGCCTTGCCAAGGCGCATCAGCAGGGCCTTGTCGATGCCGTTGACGGCTTTTGCGAAGGCATCGCCTTTTCGCCGGATCAGATCGCGCGCGTCTTTGATGCCGCCAAGGCATTGGGCCTGCCGGTAAAGCTGCATGCCGAACAGCTCTCCAATCTTGGCGGCGCAAAGCTCGCGGCATCCTATGGGGCGCTGTCGGCTGATCATCTCGAATATCTCGACGAAGACGGCGCGCGCGCCATGGCCGCGGCCGGCACCGTCGCCGTGCTTCTGCCGGGCGCCTTTTACGCCATCAACGAAAAGCAGAAGCCGCCGGTCAAGCTTCTCCGCGACGTCGGTGCTCATATCGCCATAGCCACGGACTGCAACCCCGGCACGTCGCCTCTCACCTCTCTGCTACTGACCATGAACATGGCCGCCACGCTGTTCGGTCTCACTGTTGAAGAATGCATCGCCGGCACGACCCGCGAAGGTGCACGCGCGCTGGGACTTCTGGGCGAAACGGGAACTCTGGAGCCAGGCAAGTCCGCCGATTTCGCCATCTGGAATGTGGAGAGCCTTGCCGAGCTCGTCTACCGGATCGGCTTCAACCCGCTGCATGCCCGCGTCTTCAGGGGCGAAAGGATCGATCGATGA
- a CDS encoding amino acid ABC transporter membrane protein 2, PAAT family (TC 3.A.1.3.-): MDFVFLSSTMATLVKAVPTSLMLFFLAIFFGGLLALVIVAMRVSGNPVLSGFAKSYIFIFRGSPLLIQMFLVFYGLGQFGVIRYSFLWPFLREPVVCAVLSLALCTAGYTAEIFRGGIRAVPPKEIEAARSVGMSGFLLVRRIIAPIAFRHALPAYSTEIVLMMKSTALASLVTVWEVTGVAQRLISQTYRTMEVFLCAALIYLVLNFVILQVMNLLEYSLSRHRRALPPALKA; encoded by the coding sequence ATGGATTTCGTCTTCCTCTCCTCGACGATGGCCACGCTGGTCAAGGCTGTGCCGACATCCTTGATGCTGTTTTTTCTGGCAATCTTTTTCGGCGGCCTGCTGGCGCTTGTCATCGTTGCCATGCGGGTTAGCGGCAATCCGGTTCTGTCCGGTTTTGCCAAGAGTTACATCTTCATCTTTCGTGGATCGCCTTTGCTGATCCAGATGTTCCTGGTCTTCTATGGGCTCGGGCAGTTCGGCGTCATCCGCTACTCTTTCCTGTGGCCGTTCCTGCGCGAGCCGGTGGTTTGCGCGGTCCTTTCGCTGGCGCTCTGTACCGCCGGTTATACGGCGGAGATTTTTCGCGGTGGCATCCGCGCGGTTCCGCCGAAGGAGATTGAGGCGGCGCGTTCGGTTGGCATGTCGGGATTTCTTCTCGTGCGCCGGATCATCGCGCCCATCGCTTTCCGCCATGCCTTGCCGGCCTATTCGACCGAGATCGTGCTGATGATGAAATCCACGGCGCTGGCAAGCCTTGTGACCGTCTGGGAAGTCACAGGCGTTGCGCAGCGGCTCATCTCGCAGACCTACCGGACCATGGAAGTGTTTCTCTGCGCAGCCCTGATCTATCTCGTTCTCAATTTCGTCATCCTGCAAGTGATGAACCTGCTCGAATATTCCCTCTCCCGTCACCGCCGTGCCCTGCCGCCGGCGCTGAAAGCCTGA
- a CDS encoding octopine/nopaline transport system permease protein, which produces MTGFQLLGFGANGWGAWLLIAALMTLAVTATALAIGAVIGTIVAALRLSGSYLLRFLGHIYTTVFRGVPELLIIYLIYFGGSSGLTAIGRLMGYDSFFGMPSFVAGALAVGIISGAYQAEVFRGAFLSIPKGELEAASAIGMSPALRLRRIIIPQVLRFAIPGLGNVWQLSLKDSALVSVTGLVELMRASQVAAGSTRQYFLFYIVGGILYLVLTSLSDRVFNGAERRANRSMPSAAMGKA; this is translated from the coding sequence ATGACAGGATTTCAACTGCTTGGCTTCGGAGCGAACGGATGGGGCGCCTGGCTGCTGATTGCCGCCTTGATGACGCTAGCGGTGACAGCGACTGCCCTGGCGATCGGCGCCGTCATTGGCACGATCGTCGCAGCCTTGCGTCTTTCCGGAAGCTATCTTCTTCGTTTTCTCGGGCACATCTATACGACGGTGTTTCGCGGTGTTCCGGAACTGCTGATCATCTATCTCATCTATTTCGGCGGGTCTTCCGGCCTGACTGCGATCGGTCGGCTGATGGGATATGACAGTTTTTTCGGCATGCCATCCTTCGTGGCCGGCGCGCTCGCCGTGGGTATTATATCCGGGGCCTATCAGGCGGAAGTGTTTCGCGGCGCCTTCCTCTCGATTCCGAAAGGGGAACTCGAGGCAGCCTCCGCGATCGGAATGAGTCCGGCCTTGCGCCTACGCCGCATCATCATTCCGCAGGTTTTGCGTTTCGCGATCCCGGGACTGGGCAATGTCTGGCAGCTCAGCCTCAAGGATTCGGCCTTGGTTTCGGTCACCGGGCTGGTCGAACTGATGCGGGCAAGCCAGGTGGCCGCCGGCTCAACGCGGCAGTATTTCCTCTTCTACATTGTCGGCGGAATCCTCTACCTCGTTCTAACGAGCCTGTCGGATCGCGTCTTCAACGGTGCGGAGCGGCGGGCAAACCGCAGCATGCCGTCGGCCGCCATGGGGAAAGCATAA
- a CDS encoding amino acid ABC transporter ATP-binding protein, PAAT family, which produces MPDVIRLSVRNIRKSFGTHEVLRGISLDARDGDVISLLGASGSGKSTFLRCINLLEIPTSGEIVVDGEPIRMVHKNGISRPASRKQVDHIRSELGMVFQGFNLWSHMTILENVIEGPVHVLKRPKDECIAEAEALLKKVGIVDKRHAYPAHLSGGQQQRAAIARALAMKPKVMLFDEPTSALDPELVGEVLRVMRALAEEGMTMLVVTHEMSFAHNVSNRVVFMREGLVDSSGSPDEMFGDGASPAFRQFIGHFGT; this is translated from the coding sequence ATGCCGGATGTCATCCGACTTTCCGTCCGCAATATCCGCAAGAGCTTCGGCACGCATGAGGTGCTTCGCGGCATTTCACTTGATGCCCGCGACGGCGATGTGATTTCCCTGCTCGGCGCCTCAGGCTCCGGGAAGTCAACCTTCCTTCGCTGCATCAATCTTCTGGAAATTCCCACCTCTGGCGAGATCGTCGTGGATGGCGAGCCCATTCGCATGGTGCACAAGAATGGTATCAGTCGGCCGGCGAGCCGCAAGCAGGTAGACCACATCCGCTCCGAGCTCGGCATGGTCTTTCAGGGCTTCAATCTGTGGTCCCACATGACCATCCTCGAAAATGTCATCGAAGGGCCGGTGCATGTCCTCAAGCGCCCGAAGGACGAGTGCATCGCGGAGGCCGAGGCGCTGCTGAAAAAGGTAGGCATCGTGGACAAGCGGCATGCCTACCCGGCGCATCTTTCCGGCGGCCAGCAGCAGCGCGCAGCGATCGCCCGTGCGCTGGCGATGAAGCCGAAGGTCATGCTGTTCGACGAACCCACCTCGGCTCTCGATCCGGAGTTGGTTGGCGAGGTGCTGCGTGTCATGCGGGCGCTGGCGGAGGAGGGGATGACGATGCTCGTCGTCACGCATGAAATGAGTTTTGCGCACAACGTGTCCAACCGCGTCGTGTTCATGCGCGAAGGACTGGTGGACAGCAGCGGTTCGCCCGACGAAATGTTCGGTGACGGTGCTTCACCCGCCTTCCGGCAGTTCATCGGCCATTTCGGAACCTGA
- a CDS encoding histidine ammonia-lyase, with protein MTIMLHPGSVCLKELATIYWTGEPARLDPSFDAGILKASQRIAEIAAGNAPVYGINTGFGKLASIKIDTADVATLQRNLILSHCCGVGQPLPENVVRLIMSLKLVSLGRGASGVRLEIVRLIEAMLERGVIPLIPEKGSVGASGDLAPLAHMTAAMMGYGEALYAGERMDGASALKKAGLMPVVLAAKEGLALINGTQTSTALALAGLFRAHRAAQAALITGALSTDAAMGSVAPFHPDIHTLRGHQGQIDTAAALRALLSGSAIVKSHVDGDERVQDPYCIRCQPQVDGACLDLLRSVGRTLEIEANAVTDNPLVLSDNSVVSGGNFHAEPVAFAADQIALAVCEIGAIAQRRIALLVDPALSYGLPAFLAKKPGLNSGLMIAEVTSATLMSENKQMSHPASVDSTPTSANQEDHVSMACHGARRLLAMTENLYGILGIEALAGAQGIECRTAATSPELAKAIAAIRAVVPPLEEDRYMADDLKGAINLVADGTLIGAVTAGILPKLEV; from the coding sequence ATGACCATCATGCTTCACCCCGGATCGGTTTGTCTGAAGGAACTGGCGACCATCTACTGGACCGGCGAACCGGCAAGGCTCGATCCGTCCTTTGATGCCGGTATACTCAAGGCTTCTCAGCGGATTGCGGAAATCGCCGCCGGCAATGCGCCCGTCTACGGCATCAACACCGGCTTCGGGAAGCTCGCCTCGATCAAGATCGACACTGCCGATGTCGCCACACTGCAGCGCAATCTCATTCTCTCGCATTGCTGCGGAGTCGGTCAGCCGCTGCCGGAAAACGTCGTGCGGCTCATCATGTCGCTGAAGCTGGTTTCGCTTGGCCGTGGCGCATCCGGCGTCCGTCTTGAAATCGTCCGCCTGATCGAAGCGATGCTTGAGCGCGGCGTCATTCCACTGATCCCGGAAAAGGGTTCAGTCGGTGCCTCTGGCGATCTCGCGCCGCTCGCCCATATGACAGCCGCCATGATGGGTTATGGTGAGGCCCTCTATGCGGGCGAGCGCATGGATGGGGCTTCGGCGCTGAAGAAGGCGGGTCTGATGCCGGTCGTTCTTGCCGCCAAGGAAGGCCTGGCGCTGATCAACGGCACCCAGACATCGACGGCGCTGGCGCTTGCCGGGCTTTTCCGCGCACATCGCGCAGCGCAGGCAGCGCTGATCACCGGCGCGCTTTCCACCGATGCCGCCATGGGTTCGGTTGCACCCTTCCATCCCGACATTCACACTCTGCGTGGCCATCAGGGACAGATCGATACGGCAGCGGCGCTGCGCGCGTTGCTGAGCGGTTCGGCCATCGTCAAAAGCCATGTCGACGGCGACGAGCGCGTGCAGGATCCCTATTGCATCCGATGCCAGCCGCAGGTCGATGGCGCGTGCTTGGACCTCCTGCGTTCAGTCGGGCGCACCCTCGAAATCGAGGCGAATGCGGTTACGGACAACCCGCTGGTTCTCTCTGATAATTCCGTCGTCTCGGGCGGCAATTTCCATGCGGAGCCGGTGGCGTTTGCTGCAGACCAGATTGCGCTTGCTGTCTGCGAGATCGGCGCGATCGCGCAGCGGCGCATTGCACTGCTGGTCGATCCCGCGCTGTCCTACGGCCTGCCGGCCTTTCTCGCGAAAAAGCCGGGCCTGAACTCGGGACTGATGATCGCGGAAGTGACTTCCGCGACGCTGATGTCGGAGAACAAGCAGATGTCTCACCCGGCTTCAGTCGATTCCACGCCGACCTCCGCCAACCAGGAGGATCACGTATCCATGGCCTGCCACGGAGCGCGACGCCTGCTGGCGATGACCGAAAACCTCTACGGAATTCTCGGTATTGAGGCGCTGGCAGGTGCGCAAGGGATCGAATGCCGCACCGCGGCGACAAGCCCTGAACTCGCAAAGGCGATTGCCGCCATCCGTGCCGTCGTGCCGCCGCTCGAAGAAGACCGCTACATGGCCGACGATCTCAAAGGCGCGATCAACCTCGTTGCCGATGGCACGCTGATCGGTGCTGTTACGGCAGGTATTCTGCCTAAATTGGAGGTCTGA